Proteins co-encoded in one Candidatus Tectomicrobia bacterium genomic window:
- the gcvP gene encoding aminomethyl-transferring glycine dehydrogenase — protein MPGSPETLLDLEHRGEFIRRHIGPAEEDAREMLRLLGLGSLDELTRKAIPASILSKAPLRLPEPRTEQAALAELRAMAGSNRVLRSMIGMGYSDCHTPAVILRNVLENPGWYTAYTPYQPEISQGRLEALLNFQTMVIDLTGMEIANASLLDEGTAAAEAMTMSRALSKAKGGVFFVSNLCHPQVIEVVGTRAEPLGIEVAVGDHRDALVRNPFGVLLAYPGTTGEIPDYRALVQEAHAQGALVTFAADLLALALLTPPGELGADIVVGNSQRFGVPLGFGGPHAAYFATRDAHKRSMPGRIVGVSIDAKGRPALRLSLQTREQHIRREKATSNICTAQVLLAVMASMYAVYHGPEGIRRIARRAHRMACVLAEGLRRLGHTLRSESFFDTLTVNMGKGGTARALERARERGMNLRPVDADTVGVSLDETTRREDLAALFEAFSKDGKPGFTVEELDAAAKDRIPEALRRTSAFLTHPVFNRYHSETEMMRYLARLEEKDVSLTRSMIPLGSCTMKLNAAAEMIPVTWREIANLHPFAPADQVEGYRALTNDLEARLAEITGFDAVSLQPNSGAQGEYTGLLVIRAYHRSRGEGNRHLCLIPSSAHGTNPASAVMAGMEVAVVACDKHGNVDVADLRAKAEANRDRLAALMITYPSTHGVFEEAVIEICDIVHRCGGQVYMDGANLNALVGLCRPGEFGPDVSHLNLHKTFCIPHGGGGPGMGPIGVRKHLAPFLPRHSVRPEAGPGTGITAVSAAPWGSAAILPISWTYIAMMGGRGLKKATQAAILNANYIAKRLEGSYEVLYRGPNGMVAHECIVDFRKLEEASGVTVEDVAKRLMDFGFHAPTMSFPVAGTLMIEPTESESKEELDRFCEAMLVIREEIREVEEGFLDRKDNPLTNAPHTASDIAAEAWPHPYPRERAVFPLPWVRRNKYWPPVNRVNNPHGDRHLICACPPIEEYEAAAEGARTA, from the coding sequence ATGCCGGGTTCGCCGGAAACGCTGCTCGACCTGGAGCACAGGGGGGAGTTCATCCGCAGGCACATCGGCCCGGCGGAGGAGGACGCGCGGGAGATGCTCCGCCTCCTCGGCCTCGGCTCGCTCGATGAGCTGACGCGGAAGGCCATCCCCGCCTCCATCCTCTCCAAGGCGCCCCTCCGGCTCCCCGAGCCCCGCACCGAGCAGGCCGCCCTCGCCGAGCTGCGCGCCATGGCGGGCAGCAACCGCGTGCTGCGCTCCATGATCGGCATGGGCTATTCGGACTGCCACACCCCGGCCGTCATCCTCCGCAACGTCCTGGAGAACCCCGGCTGGTACACGGCCTACACCCCCTACCAGCCCGAGATCTCCCAGGGGCGCCTCGAGGCCCTACTCAACTTCCAGACCATGGTGATTGACCTGACCGGCATGGAGATCGCCAACGCTTCTCTCCTGGACGAGGGGACGGCGGCGGCCGAGGCGATGACCATGTCGCGCGCCCTGAGCAAGGCGAAGGGCGGGGTCTTCTTCGTCTCGAACCTTTGCCACCCCCAGGTCATCGAGGTGGTGGGCACCCGGGCCGAGCCGCTCGGCATCGAGGTTGCCGTGGGGGATCACCGGGACGCCCTGGTGCGGAATCCCTTCGGCGTCCTCCTGGCCTACCCCGGCACGACCGGGGAAATCCCCGACTACCGCGCGCTCGTCCAGGAGGCCCACGCCCAGGGGGCGCTCGTGACCTTCGCGGCGGACCTCCTGGCCCTGGCTCTCCTGACCCCCCCCGGGGAGCTGGGCGCCGACATCGTGGTGGGGAACTCCCAGCGCTTCGGGGTTCCACTCGGCTTCGGCGGCCCCCACGCCGCCTACTTCGCCACGAGGGACGCCCACAAGCGCTCCATGCCGGGGCGCATCGTGGGGGTCTCCATCGACGCGAAGGGCCGTCCCGCTCTCCGGCTCTCCCTCCAGACGCGGGAGCAGCACATCCGCCGCGAGAAGGCCACGAGTAACATCTGCACCGCCCAGGTGCTCCTCGCGGTGATGGCCTCCATGTACGCCGTCTACCACGGCCCCGAGGGCATCCGCCGCATCGCCCGGCGCGCCCACCGGATGGCTTGCGTCCTGGCCGAGGGCCTCAGGCGCCTGGGCCACACCCTCAGGAGCGAGAGCTTCTTCGACACCCTGACCGTCAACATGGGGAAGGGGGGCACGGCCCGCGCCTTGGAGCGCGCCCGGGAGCGCGGGATGAACCTCCGCCCCGTGGACGCGGACACTGTGGGCGTCTCGCTCGACGAGACCACCCGCCGGGAGGACCTCGCCGCCCTCTTCGAGGCTTTCTCGAAGGACGGGAAGCCGGGTTTCACCGTGGAGGAGCTCGACGCGGCGGCCAAGGATCGCATCCCGGAGGCGCTCCGCCGCACCTCGGCCTTCCTCACCCATCCCGTCTTCAACCGCTACCACTCCGAGACCGAGATGATGCGTTACCTCGCGCGCCTGGAGGAGAAGGACGTCTCCCTCACCCGATCCATGATCCCGCTGGGCTCCTGCACCATGAAGCTCAACGCCGCGGCCGAGATGATCCCGGTCACCTGGCGCGAGATCGCGAACCTCCACCCCTTCGCCCCGGCCGATCAGGTGGAGGGCTACCGCGCGCTCACCAATGACCTCGAGGCCAGGCTCGCCGAGATCACCGGCTTCGACGCCGTCTCCCTCCAGCCCAACTCCGGGGCGCAGGGGGAGTACACGGGCCTCCTCGTCATCCGCGCCTACCACCGGAGCCGGGGGGAGGGGAACCGCCACCTCTGCCTCATTCCCAGCTCCGCCCACGGGACGAACCCCGCGAGCGCCGTGATGGCGGGGATGGAGGTCGCGGTCGTCGCCTGCGACAAGCACGGGAACGTGGACGTGGCCGATCTCAGGGCCAAGGCCGAGGCGAACCGGGACCGCCTGGCCGCCCTCATGATCACCTATCCCTCGACCCACGGCGTCTTCGAGGAGGCGGTGATCGAGATCTGCGATATCGTCCACCGCTGCGGGGGCCAGGTCTACATGGACGGGGCGAACCTGAACGCCCTCGTGGGCCTCTGCCGGCCGGGGGAGTTCGGGCCGGACGTCTCCCACCTCAACCTGCACAAGACCTTCTGCATCCCGCACGGCGGCGGAGGCCCGGGCATGGGCCCCATCGGGGTGCGCAAGCACCTCGCGCCCTTCCTCCCCCGGCACTCGGTGCGGCCCGAGGCGGGGCCCGGGACCGGCATCACCGCCGTCTCGGCCGCCCCCTGGGGGAGCGCGGCCATCCTGCCCATCTCCTGGACCTACATCGCCATGATGGGCGGCAGGGGGCTCAAGAAGGCCACCCAGGCGGCCATCCTGAACGCCAACTACATCGCCAAGCGCCTCGAGGGAAGCTACGAGGTGCTCTACCGCGGGCCGAACGGGATGGTGGCCCACGAGTGCATCGTCGACTTCCGCAAGCTCGAGGAGGCCTCCGGCGTCACCGTGGAGGACGTGGCCAAGCGCCTCATGGACTTCGGCTTCCACGCCCCCACGATGTCCTTCCCGGTGGCGGGCACCCTGATGATCGAACCCACCGAGAGCGAGTCCAAGGAGGAGCTCGACCGCTTCTGTGAGGCCATGCTCGTCATCCGCGAGGAGATCCGCGAGGTGGAGGAGGGCTTCCTCGACCGCAAGGACAACCCGCTCACGAACGCGCCCCACACCGCCTCCGACATCGCCGCGGAGGCCTGGCCCCACCCCTATCCGCGCGAGCGCGCCGTCTTCCCGCTCCCCTGGGTGCGGCGGAACAAGTACTGGCCTCCGGTCAACCGGGTAAACAACCCCCACGGCGACCGCCACCTCATCTGCGCCTGCCCGCCCATCGAGGAATACGAGGCGGCCGCCGAGGGCGCCCGCACTGCCTGA
- a CDS encoding acetyl-CoA C-acyltransferase — translation MRDVVILSSVRTAAGAFGGALKDLSAPQLGAVAAREAIRRSGVAPEHFDETVFGNGWQAGVGPNAARLVSVQAGLPKEVPAFTVNKRCGSSLKAAALAAQAIRAGDAEVVLAGGTESTSGVPYILPGARWGVRFGHAEFLDLIYKDGYMDPLSGQLMGATAENLAERYNLTREEQDAFALESQEKALAALKGGRFASETVAVELPGKKGEPAAFGADETPREGLSMEKLGRLKPVFNKEGSVTAGNSCCQADAAAALVVASREQAEALGARPIAILRGYASTGVEPKHMGLGPVTAIPKALERAGLALADMDLVEVNEAFAAQVIACERELKWDRKKLNVHGGAIALGHPVGATGAKLIATALSALERRGGELAVVSACIGGGQGVAVVLQRVA, via the coding sequence ATGCGAGATGTCGTCATCCTGAGCAGCGTCCGCACGGCCGCCGGCGCCTTCGGCGGGGCGCTGAAGGACCTCTCCGCGCCCCAGCTGGGCGCCGTGGCGGCGCGCGAGGCCATCCGCCGCTCGGGCGTCGCGCCCGAGCACTTCGACGAGACCGTCTTCGGGAACGGCTGGCAGGCCGGGGTGGGTCCCAACGCGGCGCGGCTCGTCTCGGTCCAGGCGGGGCTCCCCAAGGAGGTGCCCGCCTTCACGGTGAACAAGCGCTGCGGGTCGAGCTTGAAGGCCGCCGCGCTGGCGGCCCAGGCCATCCGCGCCGGGGACGCCGAGGTGGTGCTCGCCGGGGGCACCGAGAGCACGAGCGGCGTGCCCTACATCCTGCCGGGGGCCCGGTGGGGGGTGCGCTTCGGCCACGCCGAGTTCCTGGACCTCATCTACAAGGACGGCTACATGGACCCGCTCTCGGGCCAGCTCATGGGCGCGACGGCGGAGAACCTGGCCGAGCGCTACAACCTCACGCGCGAGGAGCAGGACGCCTTCGCCCTCGAGAGCCAGGAGAAGGCCCTGGCCGCGCTCAAGGGCGGCCGCTTCGCCTCTGAGACCGTGGCGGTCGAGCTGCCGGGCAAGAAGGGGGAGCCCGCGGCCTTCGGGGCGGACGAGACCCCGCGCGAGGGGCTCTCGATGGAGAAGCTCGGCAGGCTCAAGCCCGTCTTCAACAAGGAGGGATCGGTCACGGCCGGGAACTCCTGCTGCCAGGCGGACGCGGCGGCGGCCCTCGTGGTGGCCTCGCGCGAGCAGGCCGAGGCGCTGGGCGCCCGGCCCATCGCCATTTTGCGCGGCTACGCCTCGACCGGGGTCGAGCCCAAGCACATGGGGCTGGGCCCGGTGACGGCCATTCCTAAGGCGCTGGAGCGCGCGGGCCTCGCGCTCGCCGACATGGACCTCGTCGAGGTGAACGAGGCCTTCGCCGCCCAGGTCATCGCCTGCGAGCGCGAGCTCAAGTGGGACCGCAAGAAGCTCAACGTGCACGGCGGGGCCATCGCCCTGGGCCATCCGGTGGGGGCGACCGGGGCCAAGCTCATCGCCACGGCGCTGAGCGCCCTGGAGCGGCGCGGCGGGGAGCTCGCCGTGGTGAGCGCCTGCATCGGGGGCGGCCAGGGGGTCGCGGTGGTGCTCCAGCGCGTGGCGTAG
- the gcvH gene encoding glycine cleavage system protein GcvH, producing the protein MEKFPKNLKYSREHEWVKVDGNIAQVGITDYAQSELGDVVYVELPEVGADVEANNTFGVVESVKAVSDLFAPVTGSITEINPQLEEEPELVNSDPYEDGWMIKIEMSDTSELNDLLDADEYKTFVEEESK; encoded by the coding sequence ATGGAGAAGTTTCCAAAGAACCTCAAGTACTCCAGGGAGCACGAGTGGGTGAAAGTGGACGGCAACATCGCCCAGGTCGGGATCACCGACTACGCCCAGTCCGAGCTCGGCGACGTGGTCTACGTCGAGCTGCCCGAGGTGGGGGCCGACGTGGAGGCCAACAACACCTTCGGCGTGGTCGAGTCGGTGAAGGCGGTTTCGGACCTCTTCGCGCCGGTCACAGGGTCCATCACCGAGATCAACCCGCAGCTCGAGGAGGAGCCCGAGCTGGTCAACAGCGATCCCTACGAGGACGGCTGGATGATCAAGATCGAGATGAGCGACACCTCCGAGCTGAACGACCTTCTCGACGCCGACGAGTACAAGACCTTCGTCGAGGAAGAAAGCAAGTAG
- a CDS encoding AAA family ATPase, which yields MRCPRCQAENREGRRFCAECGVPLALPCPSCGFSNEPGEKFCGGCGQPLGAVPPTAESKFASPRSYTPKHLAEKILTSRSALEGERKQVTVFFCDIANSTPLAERLGPEAMHALLSRFFEMALDEVHRYEGTLNQFLGDGFMALFGAPLAHEDHAREAILAALGIQRALREGGGDLGLPSGEGLALRMGLNTGFVVVGKIGDDLRMDYTAVGDTTNVAARLMQGAEPGGIVISETTHRPVAGYFHTRPLGALSLKGKGGAVRAWEVISDRSARTRLEVGAEEGLTPFVGRERELRLLAECFEKARAGHGQVVFIVGEPGIGKSRLLLEFRRRLGEEATWLEGHAISFGRSIAFHPLTDLLKRTFRIEEGDTEGTVVKKIEGGVLRLGDDLRPALPYLRYLLSVDPGDRAVLAMDPQQRRGEVFGALRHLMLRASEVRPQVVVYEDLHWMDKATEEYLLFMDDSIPASRVLRILSYRPGYAHPFGDRTYHTRTTLDALPTGESVQMAQGLLAAESLPEDLKALIVRKAEGNPFFVEEVVKALREVGAIQRDGGGYVLAKRLDEVVIPDTIQDVIMARIDRLDEAPKKTLQVASVIGREFTRRLLDRLAEVQERTEELLRELKAIELIYEKSLFPERAYMFKHALTQDVAYNSLLLQRRKELHRLIGLAIEELYAERLAEQYEVLAHHFSKAEEPAKAVEYLTRSAEKAAGSYAHSEAATALEEALTHAERLPVEGRDRRFLELIVRRAESLHFLGRRQQIVELLLQHRDRLERLQDPALAGRYYFWLGWAHAWLGHRAEAAENLSRSLQEATRSGDEALMGRVHRALCLECTYSGRPMDEAVAHGRKAVSFLERTDDRLWLSQALFALSYSYYYTGDFDSAVEVAARLDALGEATGDRRARAEAAMGGLSYATRGDCEAGIEVCQRALEFAPDPFETAFALACLGKAYSEAGDAGRAVPTLEQAVELADRVRSLQWRQWFRTWLGEAYRLGGQLDRAREVARQTLEVCTDVKYLVGVGFSHQVLGRIALAEGDLTETWGHLQEALRTFAAICSRFEQGRTHLDLAALAHAQGKRETVAVHLKEARSLFMALRIPKYVERTEVLARELGLPISG from the coding sequence ATGCGGTGTCCCCGGTGCCAAGCGGAGAACCGTGAAGGGCGGCGCTTCTGCGCCGAGTGCGGGGTTCCGCTCGCCCTCCCGTGCCCCTCTTGCGGCTTCTCGAACGAGCCCGGCGAGAAATTCTGCGGGGGGTGCGGCCAGCCCCTGGGTGCGGTCCCCCCAACCGCCGAGTCGAAGTTCGCCTCCCCCCGCTCCTACACCCCCAAGCATCTGGCCGAGAAGATCCTGACTTCCCGGAGCGCCCTCGAGGGGGAGCGCAAGCAGGTGACGGTCTTTTTCTGCGACATCGCGAACTCCACACCATTGGCCGAGCGCCTGGGTCCCGAGGCGATGCACGCCCTGTTGAGCCGCTTCTTCGAAATGGCGCTGGATGAGGTCCACCGCTACGAGGGCACGCTCAACCAGTTCCTGGGGGATGGGTTCATGGCGCTCTTCGGCGCCCCCCTCGCTCACGAGGATCACGCCCGCGAGGCAATCCTCGCCGCTTTGGGAATTCAACGCGCCCTGCGCGAGGGCGGAGGCGACCTCGGGCTCCCATCCGGCGAGGGGTTGGCCCTGCGCATGGGGCTGAACACGGGATTCGTCGTGGTGGGGAAGATCGGCGACGACCTGCGCATGGACTACACGGCGGTCGGCGACACGACGAACGTGGCGGCCCGCCTCATGCAAGGGGCTGAGCCAGGGGGGATCGTGATCTCCGAGACGACCCACCGCCCGGTCGCGGGCTACTTCCACACCCGGCCCCTCGGAGCCCTCTCCCTCAAGGGGAAGGGCGGGGCGGTTCGCGCCTGGGAGGTGATTTCCGATCGGTCGGCCCGGACCCGCCTGGAGGTGGGGGCCGAGGAGGGGCTCACCCCCTTCGTGGGCCGGGAACGGGAGCTTCGGCTCCTCGCGGAGTGCTTCGAGAAGGCCAGGGCGGGGCACGGGCAGGTCGTCTTCATCGTGGGCGAGCCGGGCATCGGCAAGTCACGCCTGCTCCTGGAGTTCCGCCGACGGCTCGGAGAGGAAGCGACCTGGCTGGAGGGGCACGCCATCTCCTTCGGGCGCTCCATCGCCTTTCACCCCCTGACAGACCTCCTCAAGCGCACCTTCCGGATCGAGGAAGGGGACACCGAGGGCACGGTCGTGAAGAAGATCGAGGGGGGCGTCCTGCGCCTGGGTGACGACCTCCGGCCGGCTCTGCCCTACTTGCGCTATCTCCTCTCGGTGGACCCGGGCGACCGCGCCGTCCTGGCCATGGACCCGCAGCAGCGCCGGGGGGAGGTCTTCGGCGCCCTGCGGCACCTGATGCTGCGGGCCTCCGAGGTGCGCCCCCAGGTGGTCGTGTACGAGGATCTCCACTGGATGGACAAGGCGACGGAGGAGTACCTCCTCTTTATGGACGACAGCATCCCGGCCAGCCGGGTCCTGCGAATTCTCTCCTACCGCCCGGGCTACGCCCATCCCTTCGGGGACCGGACCTACCACACGCGGACCACCCTGGACGCCCTCCCGACCGGGGAGAGCGTGCAGATGGCCCAGGGGCTGCTGGCGGCGGAGAGCCTCCCGGAGGACCTCAAGGCCCTCATCGTCCGGAAGGCCGAGGGGAACCCCTTCTTCGTCGAGGAGGTGGTCAAGGCCCTCAGGGAGGTCGGGGCCATCCAGCGGGATGGAGGAGGCTACGTCCTGGCGAAGCGGCTGGACGAGGTCGTCATCCCCGACACCATCCAGGACGTGATCATGGCCCGGATCGACCGGCTGGATGAGGCTCCCAAGAAGACCCTCCAGGTCGCCTCCGTGATCGGCCGGGAGTTCACCCGCCGCCTCCTGGACCGGCTCGCCGAGGTCCAGGAGCGGACCGAAGAGCTCCTGCGGGAGCTCAAGGCGATCGAGCTGATCTACGAGAAGAGCCTCTTCCCCGAGCGGGCGTACATGTTCAAGCACGCCCTCACCCAGGATGTGGCGTACAACTCGCTGCTCCTCCAACGGCGGAAGGAACTTCATCGCCTGATCGGCCTGGCCATCGAGGAGCTCTACGCGGAGCGGCTGGCCGAGCAGTATGAGGTCCTCGCCCATCACTTCTCAAAGGCGGAAGAGCCGGCCAAGGCGGTCGAGTATCTGACGCGCTCCGCCGAGAAGGCCGCCGGAAGCTATGCCCATAGCGAGGCGGCCACAGCGCTGGAGGAGGCCCTCACTCACGCGGAGCGGCTCCCGGTTGAGGGACGAGATCGCCGCTTCCTGGAGTTGATCGTTCGCCGGGCGGAGTCCCTCCATTTCCTGGGCCGCCGCCAGCAGATTGTGGAACTCCTTCTCCAGCACCGCGACCGGCTGGAGCGGCTCCAGGATCCCGCGCTCGCCGGCCGGTACTATTTCTGGCTTGGCTGGGCCCATGCCTGGCTCGGACACCGGGCGGAGGCAGCCGAGAATTTGAGCAGAAGCCTCCAAGAGGCAACGCGGTCGGGCGACGAAGCCCTCATGGGGAGAGTCCATCGCGCCCTTTGCCTGGAGTGCACCTATTCGGGGCGGCCGATGGATGAAGCGGTCGCCCATGGCCGGAAAGCGGTGTCGTTCCTGGAGCGGACCGACGACCGCCTCTGGCTCAGCCAGGCTCTGTTCGCCCTGAGTTACTCCTACTACTACACCGGGGATTTTGACTCGGCCGTGGAGGTAGCGGCCCGTCTCGATGCCCTCGGAGAGGCCACGGGCGACCGCCGCGCCCGGGCCGAAGCGGCGATGGGCGGTCTCAGCTACGCCACCCGGGGAGACTGTGAGGCGGGGATTGAGGTGTGCCAGCGGGCCCTTGAGTTCGCGCCGGACCCTTTTGAGACCGCTTTCGCCCTCGCGTGCCTTGGCAAGGCGTATTCGGAAGCGGGGGACGCGGGCCGCGCGGTCCCCACGCTGGAGCAGGCCGTCGAGTTGGCAGACCGGGTGCGCTCCCTGCAGTGGCGCCAGTGGTTCCGGACGTGGCTGGGAGAAGCCTATCGCCTGGGAGGCCAGCTCGACAGGGCCCGGGAGGTGGCGCGCCAGACGTTGGAGGTCTGCACGGATGTCAAGTATTTGGTGGGGGTCGGTTTCTCGCATCAGGTCCTGGGACGGATCGCCCTGGCCGAGGGGGACCTGACGGAAACGTGGGGTCATCTCCAAGAGGCCCTCCGGACCTTCGCCGCAATCTGCTCGCGCTTCGAGCAGGGGCGCACCCACCTGGACCTCGCCGCGCTCGCCCACGCCCAGGGGAAGCGTGAAACCGTGGCGGTTCACCTTAAAGAGGCCCGTTCCCTTTTCATGGCGCTGCGCATTCCGAAGTATGTGGAGCGGACCGAGGTGCTCGCCAGGGAGCTTGGGCTGCCCATTTCAGGGTAA
- a CDS encoding 3-hydroxybutyryl-CoA dehydrogenase, translated as MDVRKAMVVGAGTMGAGIAQLFAQSGIPVLLTDWSEDLVAKAVAGLESRLAKRVEQGKLQASEKDAILGRIARGSGCAGAKDADVVVEAVFEDMGIKRKILGELDGLAPPHAIFASNTTSLSITEMAAATARPGKVVGVHFFNPPLVMKLVEIMPGLATAPETVEAVKALARRLGKEPVLARFDSPAGIGSRILAGLLNEAVEVYAQGLASAEDIDKAMKLGAGLPMGPLELIDLIGVDIHLAKTETLFRELGDPRYRPNFLLRKMVRAGHLGRKTGRGFFTYEGKG; from the coding sequence ATGGACGTCCGCAAGGCGATGGTGGTCGGGGCGGGGACGATGGGGGCGGGCATCGCCCAGCTCTTCGCCCAGAGCGGCATCCCGGTCCTGCTGACCGACTGGAGCGAGGACCTGGTGGCGAAGGCCGTGGCGGGGCTGGAGTCGCGCCTCGCCAAGCGGGTGGAGCAGGGGAAGCTCCAGGCCTCGGAGAAGGACGCCATCCTGGGGCGCATCGCGCGCGGGTCGGGCTGCGCCGGGGCCAAGGACGCGGACGTGGTCGTCGAGGCCGTGTTCGAGGACATGGGGATCAAGCGGAAGATCCTCGGCGAGCTGGACGGGCTGGCCCCGCCCCACGCCATCTTCGCCTCGAACACCACGTCGCTCTCCATCACCGAGATGGCCGCCGCCACGGCGCGCCCCGGGAAGGTGGTGGGGGTGCACTTCTTCAACCCGCCCCTCGTGATGAAGCTGGTCGAGATCATGCCGGGCCTGGCCACCGCCCCCGAGACGGTGGAGGCGGTGAAGGCCCTCGCCAGGCGGCTGGGGAAGGAGCCCGTCCTGGCGCGCTTCGACAGCCCGGCGGGCATCGGGAGCCGCATCCTGGCGGGGCTCTTGAACGAGGCGGTCGAGGTGTACGCCCAGGGCCTGGCCTCGGCCGAGGACATCGACAAGGCGATGAAGCTCGGCGCCGGGCTCCCGATGGGGCCGCTCGAGCTCATCGACCTGATCGGGGTGGACATCCACCTCGCCAAGACCGAGACCCTCTTCCGGGAGCTGGGCGACCCGCGCTACCGGCCCAACTTCCTCCTGCGCAAGATGGTGCGGGCCGGGCATCTCGGGCGGAAGACGGGCCGGGGGTTCTTCACGTACGAGGGGAAGGGGTAA
- a CDS encoding acyl-CoA dehydrogenase family protein, with the protein MDFELNETQRLIRQQAADFAAQKIAPFARQNDIEGRVPVEIIQEMGALGMFGGVVPEEYGGAGLDYIAFALLCEEIGKADSSVRTVLSVQISLVAAPILKFGTEAQKKKYLPRLCKAEWIGCFALTEPDAGSDVQQIKTFARKTSAGWKLDGRKLWISNGGIAQLAIIIAQTERGNPRGMAAFLVETSTPGFSSRDIHGKLGLRASNTAELVLDGVEVPDEALLGEVGQGFPVAMAALDNGRYSVAAGCLGIARGSLEASVAYAKERHSFGKPIAAHQMVQDMIARMVVDVDASRLLLYRAGELKNQGRPNTLETCIAKYYCTEAAFRCANDAIQIHGGMGYSNEYPVERYLRDARVATIYEGTSQIQKLIIGGFATGIRAFG; encoded by the coding sequence TTGGACTTCGAGCTGAACGAAACCCAGCGCCTCATCCGCCAGCAGGCGGCGGACTTCGCCGCCCAAAAGATCGCCCCCTTCGCCCGTCAGAACGACATCGAGGGCCGCGTCCCGGTTGAGATCATCCAGGAGATGGGCGCGCTGGGGATGTTCGGGGGGGTGGTGCCGGAGGAATACGGCGGGGCGGGGCTCGACTACATCGCCTTCGCTCTCCTGTGCGAGGAGATCGGCAAGGCCGACAGCTCGGTGCGCACGGTGCTCTCGGTGCAGATCTCGCTCGTCGCGGCACCCATCCTCAAGTTCGGGACCGAGGCGCAGAAGAAGAAGTACCTGCCGAGGCTCTGCAAGGCGGAGTGGATCGGCTGCTTCGCCTTGACCGAGCCGGACGCGGGCTCGGACGTGCAGCAGATCAAGACCTTCGCCCGGAAGACCTCCGCCGGCTGGAAGCTCGACGGCCGCAAGCTCTGGATCAGCAACGGGGGCATCGCCCAGCTCGCGATCATCATCGCCCAGACCGAGCGCGGCAACCCGCGCGGGATGGCGGCCTTCCTGGTCGAGACCTCGACGCCCGGCTTCTCCTCCCGGGACATCCACGGCAAGCTGGGCCTGCGCGCCTCGAACACGGCCGAGCTCGTCCTGGATGGCGTCGAGGTGCCGGACGAGGCCCTGCTGGGGGAGGTGGGGCAGGGCTTCCCGGTGGCGATGGCGGCCCTCGACAACGGGCGCTACTCCGTCGCGGCGGGCTGCCTGGGGATCGCCCGGGGCTCGCTCGAGGCCTCAGTGGCCTACGCCAAGGAGCGCCACAGCTTCGGCAAGCCCATCGCGGCCCACCAGATGGTGCAGGACATGATCGCCCGCATGGTGGTGGACGTGGACGCCTCCCGGCTCCTCCTCTACCGGGCCGGGGAGCTCAAGAACCAGGGCAGGCCCAACACCCTGGAGACCTGCATCGCCAAGTATTACTGCACCGAGGCGGCCTTCCGCTGCGCCAACGACGCCATCCAGATCCACGGGGGGATGGGCTACAGCAACGAGTACCCCGTGGAGCGCTACCTCCGCGACGCCCGGGTGGCCACCATCTACGAGGGCACCAGCCAGATCCAAAAGCTCATCATCGGGGGCTTCGCCACCGGCATACGCGCCTTCGGCTAG
- the gcvT gene encoding glycine cleavage system aminomethyltransferase GcvT, which yields MTEPSGALRRTTLYETHVAAGAKMVPFAGYEMPVQYTGVIEEHHAVRRAAGLFDVSHMGEFEAEGPGAAAFLQRLVTNDVSRLEAGRVMYCAMCKEDGGIVDDLTVYRLAEARYMAVVNAANIEKDWAWMSARRVPGVEFRNLSEETGLLALQGPRAEAILARLIPGGGDLGAIPYYGAGGRDVAGRRALVSRTGYTGEDGFELYCAAADAPALWGALMAEGAGEGLKPCGLGARDTLRTEMKFALYGNDIDETTNPLEAGLGWVVKFKSGDFIGREALLRIKEAGLSRKLVGFEMVDRGIPRHGAEILAGGRKAGAVTSGTMSPSLGKAIGIGYVPLTHAAEGCEIAVDIREKARAARVVKTPFYRRG from the coding sequence ATGACCGAGCCCTCGGGCGCCCTCCGGCGCACGACCCTATATGAGACCCACGTGGCGGCGGGGGCGAAGATGGTGCCCTTCGCCGGGTACGAGATGCCGGTCCAGTACACCGGCGTCATCGAGGAGCACCACGCCGTGCGCCGCGCGGCGGGCCTCTTCGACGTGAGCCACATGGGGGAGTTCGAGGCCGAGGGGCCGGGCGCCGCCGCCTTCCTCCAGCGGCTCGTGACGAACGACGTCTCCCGCCTGGAGGCGGGGCGGGTGATGTACTGCGCCATGTGCAAGGAAGACGGCGGGATCGTGGACGATCTCACCGTCTACCGGCTGGCGGAGGCGCGCTACATGGCGGTGGTGAACGCCGCCAACATCGAGAAGGACTGGGCCTGGATGTCCGCCCGGAGGGTTCCGGGCGTTGAGTTCCGCAACCTCAGCGAGGAGACCGGCCTCCTCGCCCTCCAGGGGCCACGGGCCGAGGCTATCCTGGCCCGGCTCATTCCCGGCGGCGGGGACCTGGGCGCCATCCCCTACTACGGCGCCGGGGGGCGGGATGTCGCGGGGCGCCGGGCGCTGGTTTCCCGCACGGGCTACACCGGGGAGGACGGCTTCGAGCTCTACTGCGCCGCCGCGGACGCCCCCGCCCTGTGGGGGGCCCTGATGGCCGAGGGCGCGGGGGAGGGCCTCAAGCCCTGCGGGCTGGGGGCCCGGGACACGCTGCGGACCGAGATGAAATTCGCCCTCTACGGGAACGACATCGATGAGACCACGAATCCCCTCGAGGCCGGGCTGGGCTGGGTGGTGAAGTTCAAGTCGGGCGATTTCATCGGCCGGGAGGCCCTGCTGCGGATCAAGGAGGCCGGGCTCTCGCGCAAGCTGGTGGGATTTGAGATGGTGGACCGGGGGATTCCCCGCCACGGCGCGGAGATCCTGGCGGGAGGGAGGAAGGCCGGGGCGGTCACCAGCGGGACGATGAGCCCTTCCCTTGGCAAAGCCATCGGCATCGGCTACGTTCCCTTGACGCATGCGGCCGAGGGGTGCGAGATCGCCGTGGACATTCGCGAGAAGGCCCGGGCCGCCCGCGTGGTGAAGACTCCGTTTTACCGCCGGGGGTGA